A stretch of Apodemus sylvaticus chromosome 18, mApoSyl1.1, whole genome shotgun sequence DNA encodes these proteins:
- the Gatad2a gene encoding transcriptional repressor p66-alpha isoform X1 encodes MSEEACRTRSQKRALEPDLTEDDVENKKMKMERGPSELTVDGDSRVVPEPSAVSAQGLLRTTEAMGTGSGEGLLGDGPVDMRTSHSDMKSEKRPPSPDVIVLSDSEQPSSPRVNGLTTVALKDTSTEALLKSSPEERERMIKQLKEELRLEEAKLVLLKKLRQSQVQKEATAQKPTASSGSTVTTPPPLVRGTQNIPAGKTSLQTSTRIPGSIIPPPLVRGGQQVSAKLGPQASSQVVMPPLVRGAQQIHNIRQHSSTGPPPLLLAPRASVPSMQIQGQRIIQQGLIRVANVPNTSLLVNIPQPTAASLKGTTVASAQANSTPTSVASVVASAESPASRQAAAKLALRKQLEKTLLEIPPPKPPAPEMNFLPSAANNEFIYLVGLEEVVQNLLETQAGRISATAAAAVLSREPYMCVQCKTDFTCRWREKGGAVMCENCMTSNQKKALKVEHTSRLKAAFVKALQQEQEMEQRLLQQGMGTASIKAEPAAPHPTLKQVIKPRRKLAFRSGEARDWNNGSPLQASSQLSRGSATAPRGVLHTFSQSPKLQNAASATALVSRTGRHSERVVGTGKGTASNWKKTPLSTGGTLAFVSPSLAVHKTSSAVDRQREYLLDMIPPRSIPQSATWK; translated from the exons ATGAGTGAAGAAGCATGCCGAACCCGCAGTCAGAAGCGAGCCCTTGAACCTGACCTAACAGAGGATGATGTGgagaacaagaaaatgaaaatggagagaggaccATCAGAGCTGACAGTGGACGGAGACAGCAGGGTGGTGCCAGAGCCGAGTGCAGTCTCAGCCCAGGGGTTGCTGAGGACAACAGAGGCCATGGGCACAGGATCTGGCGAGGGGCTGTTAGGAGACGGACCTGTGGACATGCGCACCTCACACAG TGACATGAAGTCTGAGAAGAGACCTCCCTCGCCTGACGTGATTGTGCTCTCTGACAGTGAGCAGCCATCAAGCCCGAGGGTGAATGGCCTGACCACAGTGGCCTTGAAAGACACCAGCACCGAGGCGCTCTTG AAGAGCAGCCCAGAGGAGCGAGAGCGGATGATCAAGCAGCTGAAGGAGGAGTTGAGGCTAGAGGAAGCAAAATTGGTCTTGTTGAAGAAGCTACGGCAGAGTCAGGTGCAGAAGGAAGCCACTGCACAGAAG CCTACAGCTTCCTCAGGGAGCACTGtgaccacccctcccccactcgtGCGGGGTACCCAGAACATTCCTGCTGGCAAGACATCACTTCAG ACCTCCACTCGAATACCCGGCAGCATCATCCCGCCACCACTGGTCCGCGGTGGGCAGCAGGTGTCTGCCAAACTGGGACCACAGGCCAGCTCTCAAGTAGTCATGCCACCACTCGTCAGGGGGGCCCAG CAGATTCACAACATCAGACAGCATTCCTCTACGGGGCCACCACCCCTCCTCCTGGCCCCCCGTGCCTCAGTGCCCAGCATGCAGATTCAGGGACAAAGGATCATCCAGCAGGGACTTATCCGTGTTGCCAATGTCCCCAATACCAGTCTGCTTGTCAACATCCCTCAG CCTACCGCAGCCTCCCTGAAGGGGACAACAGTTGCCTCTGCTCAGGCAAACTCCACTCCCACCAGTGTGGCTTCTGTGGTTGCATCTGCTGAGTCTCCAGCTAGTCGTCAGGCTGCTGCCAAGCTAGCACTGCGCAAGCAGCTGGAGAAGACCCTGCTGGAGATTCCCCCACCCAAACCCCCTGCTCCAGAGATGAACTTCCTGCCCAGTGCTGCCAACAATGAGTTCATCTACCTGGTGGGCCTGGAGGAAGTGGTGCAGAACCTGCTGGAGACTCAAG CGGGCAGGATTTCTGccactgcagctgctgctgtgttATCCCGGGAGccctacatgtgtgtgcagtgtaagACAGACTTCACATGCCGCTGGCGAGAGAAGGGTGGAGCCGTCATGTGTGAGAACTGCATGACATCCAACCAAAAGAAGGCACTCAAGGTGGAGCACACCAGTCGCCTGAAGGCCGCCTTCGTGAAGGCGCTACAACAAGAGCAGGAGATGGAGCAGCGACTGCTACAGCAGGGCATGGGTACCGCCAGCATCAAGGCCGAGCCTGCAGCTCCACATCCCACACTGAAGCAG GTCATAAAGCCCCGACGTAAGTTGGCGTTCCGCTCAGGAGAGGCCCGTGACTGGAATAACGGGTCCCCACTACAG GCTTCCAGCCAGCTGTCCCGGGGCTCGGCCACAGCACCTCGCGGGGTTCTGCACACTTTCAGCCAGTCACCCAAACTGCAGAATGCAGCCTCAGCTACGGCCCTGGTAAGCAGGACTGGCCGACATTCCGAGAGAGTCGTGGGCACTGGCAAGGGCACCGCCTCCAACTGGAAAAAGACGCCTCTGAGCACAG GTGGGACTCTTGCCTTCGTCAGCCCAAGCTTGGCAGTACACAAGACCTCCTCGGCTGTGGACCGACAGCGAGAATACCTCCTGGACATGATTCCTCCACGCTCCATCCCCCAATCAGCCACATGGAAATAG
- the Gatad2a gene encoding transcriptional repressor p66-alpha isoform X3, with translation MSEEACRTRSQKRALEPDLTEDDVENKKMKMERGPSELTVDGDSRVVPEPSAVSAQGLLRTTEAMGTGSGEGLLGDGPVDMRTSHSDMKSEKRPPSPDVIVLSDSEQPSSPRVNGLTTVALKDTSTEALLKSSPEERERMIKQLKEELRLEEAKLVLLKKLRQSQVQKEATAQKPTASSGSTVTTPPPLVRGTQNIPAGKTSLQTSTRIPGSIIPPPLVRGGQQVSAKLGPQASSQVVMPPLVRGAQQIHNIRQHSSTGPPPLLLAPRASVPSMQIQGQRIIQQGLIRVANVPNTSLLVNIPQPTAASLKGTTVASAQANSTPTSVASVVASAESPASRQAAAKLALRKQLEKTLLEIPPPKPPAPEMNFLPSAANNEFIYLVGLEEVVQNLLETQAGRISATAAAAVLSREPYMCVQCKTDFTCRWREKGGAVMCENCMTSNQKKALKVEHTSRLKAAFVKALQQEQEMEQRLLQQGMGTASIKAEPAAPHPTLKQASSQLSRGSATAPRGVLHTFSQSPKLQNAASATALVSRTGRHSERVVGTGKGTASNWKKTPLSTGGTLAFVSPSLAVHKTSSAVDRQREYLLDMIPPRSIPQSATWK, from the exons ATGAGTGAAGAAGCATGCCGAACCCGCAGTCAGAAGCGAGCCCTTGAACCTGACCTAACAGAGGATGATGTGgagaacaagaaaatgaaaatggagagaggaccATCAGAGCTGACAGTGGACGGAGACAGCAGGGTGGTGCCAGAGCCGAGTGCAGTCTCAGCCCAGGGGTTGCTGAGGACAACAGAGGCCATGGGCACAGGATCTGGCGAGGGGCTGTTAGGAGACGGACCTGTGGACATGCGCACCTCACACAG TGACATGAAGTCTGAGAAGAGACCTCCCTCGCCTGACGTGATTGTGCTCTCTGACAGTGAGCAGCCATCAAGCCCGAGGGTGAATGGCCTGACCACAGTGGCCTTGAAAGACACCAGCACCGAGGCGCTCTTG AAGAGCAGCCCAGAGGAGCGAGAGCGGATGATCAAGCAGCTGAAGGAGGAGTTGAGGCTAGAGGAAGCAAAATTGGTCTTGTTGAAGAAGCTACGGCAGAGTCAGGTGCAGAAGGAAGCCACTGCACAGAAG CCTACAGCTTCCTCAGGGAGCACTGtgaccacccctcccccactcgtGCGGGGTACCCAGAACATTCCTGCTGGCAAGACATCACTTCAG ACCTCCACTCGAATACCCGGCAGCATCATCCCGCCACCACTGGTCCGCGGTGGGCAGCAGGTGTCTGCCAAACTGGGACCACAGGCCAGCTCTCAAGTAGTCATGCCACCACTCGTCAGGGGGGCCCAG CAGATTCACAACATCAGACAGCATTCCTCTACGGGGCCACCACCCCTCCTCCTGGCCCCCCGTGCCTCAGTGCCCAGCATGCAGATTCAGGGACAAAGGATCATCCAGCAGGGACTTATCCGTGTTGCCAATGTCCCCAATACCAGTCTGCTTGTCAACATCCCTCAG CCTACCGCAGCCTCCCTGAAGGGGACAACAGTTGCCTCTGCTCAGGCAAACTCCACTCCCACCAGTGTGGCTTCTGTGGTTGCATCTGCTGAGTCTCCAGCTAGTCGTCAGGCTGCTGCCAAGCTAGCACTGCGCAAGCAGCTGGAGAAGACCCTGCTGGAGATTCCCCCACCCAAACCCCCTGCTCCAGAGATGAACTTCCTGCCCAGTGCTGCCAACAATGAGTTCATCTACCTGGTGGGCCTGGAGGAAGTGGTGCAGAACCTGCTGGAGACTCAAG CGGGCAGGATTTCTGccactgcagctgctgctgtgttATCCCGGGAGccctacatgtgtgtgcagtgtaagACAGACTTCACATGCCGCTGGCGAGAGAAGGGTGGAGCCGTCATGTGTGAGAACTGCATGACATCCAACCAAAAGAAGGCACTCAAGGTGGAGCACACCAGTCGCCTGAAGGCCGCCTTCGTGAAGGCGCTACAACAAGAGCAGGAGATGGAGCAGCGACTGCTACAGCAGGGCATGGGTACCGCCAGCATCAAGGCCGAGCCTGCAGCTCCACATCCCACACTGAAGCAG GCTTCCAGCCAGCTGTCCCGGGGCTCGGCCACAGCACCTCGCGGGGTTCTGCACACTTTCAGCCAGTCACCCAAACTGCAGAATGCAGCCTCAGCTACGGCCCTGGTAAGCAGGACTGGCCGACATTCCGAGAGAGTCGTGGGCACTGGCAAGGGCACCGCCTCCAACTGGAAAAAGACGCCTCTGAGCACAG GTGGGACTCTTGCCTTCGTCAGCCCAAGCTTGGCAGTACACAAGACCTCCTCGGCTGTGGACCGACAGCGAGAATACCTCCTGGACATGATTCCTCCACGCTCCATCCCCCAATCAGCCACATGGAAATAG
- the Gatad2a gene encoding transcriptional repressor p66-alpha isoform X2, translating to MSEEACRTRSQKRALEPDLTEDDVENKKMKMERGPSELTVDGDSRVVPEPSAVSAQGLLRTTEAMGTGSGEGLLGDGPVDMRTSHSDMKSEKRPPSPDVIVLSDSEQPSSPRVNGLTTVALKDTSTEALLKSSPEERERMIKQLKEELRLEEAKLVLLKKLRQSQVQKEATAQKPTASSGSTVTTPPPLVRGTQNIPAGKTSLQTSTRIPGSIIPPPLVRGGQQVSAKLGPQASSQVVMPPLVRGAQIHNIRQHSSTGPPPLLLAPRASVPSMQIQGQRIIQQGLIRVANVPNTSLLVNIPQPTAASLKGTTVASAQANSTPTSVASVVASAESPASRQAAAKLALRKQLEKTLLEIPPPKPPAPEMNFLPSAANNEFIYLVGLEEVVQNLLETQAGRISATAAAAVLSREPYMCVQCKTDFTCRWREKGGAVMCENCMTSNQKKALKVEHTSRLKAAFVKALQQEQEMEQRLLQQGMGTASIKAEPAAPHPTLKQVIKPRRKLAFRSGEARDWNNGSPLQASSQLSRGSATAPRGVLHTFSQSPKLQNAASATALVSRTGRHSERVVGTGKGTASNWKKTPLSTGGTLAFVSPSLAVHKTSSAVDRQREYLLDMIPPRSIPQSATWK from the exons ATGAGTGAAGAAGCATGCCGAACCCGCAGTCAGAAGCGAGCCCTTGAACCTGACCTAACAGAGGATGATGTGgagaacaagaaaatgaaaatggagagaggaccATCAGAGCTGACAGTGGACGGAGACAGCAGGGTGGTGCCAGAGCCGAGTGCAGTCTCAGCCCAGGGGTTGCTGAGGACAACAGAGGCCATGGGCACAGGATCTGGCGAGGGGCTGTTAGGAGACGGACCTGTGGACATGCGCACCTCACACAG TGACATGAAGTCTGAGAAGAGACCTCCCTCGCCTGACGTGATTGTGCTCTCTGACAGTGAGCAGCCATCAAGCCCGAGGGTGAATGGCCTGACCACAGTGGCCTTGAAAGACACCAGCACCGAGGCGCTCTTG AAGAGCAGCCCAGAGGAGCGAGAGCGGATGATCAAGCAGCTGAAGGAGGAGTTGAGGCTAGAGGAAGCAAAATTGGTCTTGTTGAAGAAGCTACGGCAGAGTCAGGTGCAGAAGGAAGCCACTGCACAGAAG CCTACAGCTTCCTCAGGGAGCACTGtgaccacccctcccccactcgtGCGGGGTACCCAGAACATTCCTGCTGGCAAGACATCACTTCAG ACCTCCACTCGAATACCCGGCAGCATCATCCCGCCACCACTGGTCCGCGGTGGGCAGCAGGTGTCTGCCAAACTGGGACCACAGGCCAGCTCTCAAGTAGTCATGCCACCACTCGTCAGGGGGGCCCAG ATTCACAACATCAGACAGCATTCCTCTACGGGGCCACCACCCCTCCTCCTGGCCCCCCGTGCCTCAGTGCCCAGCATGCAGATTCAGGGACAAAGGATCATCCAGCAGGGACTTATCCGTGTTGCCAATGTCCCCAATACCAGTCTGCTTGTCAACATCCCTCAG CCTACCGCAGCCTCCCTGAAGGGGACAACAGTTGCCTCTGCTCAGGCAAACTCCACTCCCACCAGTGTGGCTTCTGTGGTTGCATCTGCTGAGTCTCCAGCTAGTCGTCAGGCTGCTGCCAAGCTAGCACTGCGCAAGCAGCTGGAGAAGACCCTGCTGGAGATTCCCCCACCCAAACCCCCTGCTCCAGAGATGAACTTCCTGCCCAGTGCTGCCAACAATGAGTTCATCTACCTGGTGGGCCTGGAGGAAGTGGTGCAGAACCTGCTGGAGACTCAAG CGGGCAGGATTTCTGccactgcagctgctgctgtgttATCCCGGGAGccctacatgtgtgtgcagtgtaagACAGACTTCACATGCCGCTGGCGAGAGAAGGGTGGAGCCGTCATGTGTGAGAACTGCATGACATCCAACCAAAAGAAGGCACTCAAGGTGGAGCACACCAGTCGCCTGAAGGCCGCCTTCGTGAAGGCGCTACAACAAGAGCAGGAGATGGAGCAGCGACTGCTACAGCAGGGCATGGGTACCGCCAGCATCAAGGCCGAGCCTGCAGCTCCACATCCCACACTGAAGCAG GTCATAAAGCCCCGACGTAAGTTGGCGTTCCGCTCAGGAGAGGCCCGTGACTGGAATAACGGGTCCCCACTACAG GCTTCCAGCCAGCTGTCCCGGGGCTCGGCCACAGCACCTCGCGGGGTTCTGCACACTTTCAGCCAGTCACCCAAACTGCAGAATGCAGCCTCAGCTACGGCCCTGGTAAGCAGGACTGGCCGACATTCCGAGAGAGTCGTGGGCACTGGCAAGGGCACCGCCTCCAACTGGAAAAAGACGCCTCTGAGCACAG GTGGGACTCTTGCCTTCGTCAGCCCAAGCTTGGCAGTACACAAGACCTCCTCGGCTGTGGACCGACAGCGAGAATACCTCCTGGACATGATTCCTCCACGCTCCATCCCCCAATCAGCCACATGGAAATAG
- the Gatad2a gene encoding transcriptional repressor p66-alpha isoform X4, which translates to MKSEKRPPSPDVIVLSDSEQPSSPRVNGLTTVALKDTSTEALLKSSPEERERMIKQLKEELRLEEAKLVLLKKLRQSQVQKEATAQKPTASSGSTVTTPPPLVRGTQNIPAGKTSLQTSTRIPGSIIPPPLVRGGQQVSAKLGPQASSQVVMPPLVRGAQQIHNIRQHSSTGPPPLLLAPRASVPSMQIQGQRIIQQGLIRVANVPNTSLLVNIPQPTAASLKGTTVASAQANSTPTSVASVVASAESPASRQAAAKLALRKQLEKTLLEIPPPKPPAPEMNFLPSAANNEFIYLVGLEEVVQNLLETQAGRISATAAAAVLSREPYMCVQCKTDFTCRWREKGGAVMCENCMTSNQKKALKVEHTSRLKAAFVKALQQEQEMEQRLLQQGMGTASIKAEPAAPHPTLKQVIKPRRKLAFRSGEARDWNNGSPLQASSQLSRGSATAPRGVLHTFSQSPKLQNAASATALVSRTGRHSERVVGTGKGTASNWKKTPLSTGGTLAFVSPSLAVHKTSSAVDRQREYLLDMIPPRSIPQSATWK; encoded by the exons ATGAAGTCTGAGAAGAGACCTCCCTCGCCTGACGTGATTGTGCTCTCTGACAGTGAGCAGCCATCAAGCCCGAGGGTGAATGGCCTGACCACAGTGGCCTTGAAAGACACCAGCACCGAGGCGCTCTTG AAGAGCAGCCCAGAGGAGCGAGAGCGGATGATCAAGCAGCTGAAGGAGGAGTTGAGGCTAGAGGAAGCAAAATTGGTCTTGTTGAAGAAGCTACGGCAGAGTCAGGTGCAGAAGGAAGCCACTGCACAGAAG CCTACAGCTTCCTCAGGGAGCACTGtgaccacccctcccccactcgtGCGGGGTACCCAGAACATTCCTGCTGGCAAGACATCACTTCAG ACCTCCACTCGAATACCCGGCAGCATCATCCCGCCACCACTGGTCCGCGGTGGGCAGCAGGTGTCTGCCAAACTGGGACCACAGGCCAGCTCTCAAGTAGTCATGCCACCACTCGTCAGGGGGGCCCAG CAGATTCACAACATCAGACAGCATTCCTCTACGGGGCCACCACCCCTCCTCCTGGCCCCCCGTGCCTCAGTGCCCAGCATGCAGATTCAGGGACAAAGGATCATCCAGCAGGGACTTATCCGTGTTGCCAATGTCCCCAATACCAGTCTGCTTGTCAACATCCCTCAG CCTACCGCAGCCTCCCTGAAGGGGACAACAGTTGCCTCTGCTCAGGCAAACTCCACTCCCACCAGTGTGGCTTCTGTGGTTGCATCTGCTGAGTCTCCAGCTAGTCGTCAGGCTGCTGCCAAGCTAGCACTGCGCAAGCAGCTGGAGAAGACCCTGCTGGAGATTCCCCCACCCAAACCCCCTGCTCCAGAGATGAACTTCCTGCCCAGTGCTGCCAACAATGAGTTCATCTACCTGGTGGGCCTGGAGGAAGTGGTGCAGAACCTGCTGGAGACTCAAG CGGGCAGGATTTCTGccactgcagctgctgctgtgttATCCCGGGAGccctacatgtgtgtgcagtgtaagACAGACTTCACATGCCGCTGGCGAGAGAAGGGTGGAGCCGTCATGTGTGAGAACTGCATGACATCCAACCAAAAGAAGGCACTCAAGGTGGAGCACACCAGTCGCCTGAAGGCCGCCTTCGTGAAGGCGCTACAACAAGAGCAGGAGATGGAGCAGCGACTGCTACAGCAGGGCATGGGTACCGCCAGCATCAAGGCCGAGCCTGCAGCTCCACATCCCACACTGAAGCAG GTCATAAAGCCCCGACGTAAGTTGGCGTTCCGCTCAGGAGAGGCCCGTGACTGGAATAACGGGTCCCCACTACAG GCTTCCAGCCAGCTGTCCCGGGGCTCGGCCACAGCACCTCGCGGGGTTCTGCACACTTTCAGCCAGTCACCCAAACTGCAGAATGCAGCCTCAGCTACGGCCCTGGTAAGCAGGACTGGCCGACATTCCGAGAGAGTCGTGGGCACTGGCAAGGGCACCGCCTCCAACTGGAAAAAGACGCCTCTGAGCACAG GTGGGACTCTTGCCTTCGTCAGCCCAAGCTTGGCAGTACACAAGACCTCCTCGGCTGTGGACCGACAGCGAGAATACCTCCTGGACATGATTCCTCCACGCTCCATCCCCCAATCAGCCACATGGAAATAG